A genomic window from Betta splendens chromosome 17, fBetSpl5.4, whole genome shotgun sequence includes:
- the si:ch211-13f8.1 gene encoding uncharacterized protein si:ch211-13f8.1, whose product MEEEKVGDHIQAKSSSPLPTGLPINWGLITGPVPQPAFPATSLSTRLPSPQRSAVHALQTKVKSLTQRRTRGRDREKEREKLDAESPAGRISSEVLLRQRPREKGHLPLPALSWRSSAAKTLSSSDEDEEVEVQVRLEIHNPPVEAQEEHVVKDGKKLDKDDTDEGQVGFIGGSCGLKEGTSLESLLSDNSSSSKDEQSPPPPPPPPAVPASTSMTTCSSTSTSATSARHWAPPKGFWRVARPETLLLNGVGPHSVSSTSPLKDSTQTETTTDPQTKPKPTEANTKSDAGGVAGEFRHSDSVECYLDRCEAEEAAAGDPAKGLCGSNSWESLSSQSGALPADEKLKAKQRAYAKLRGRQKNCREAREQDGREKVQLYQDTEVKADDQAAGAQDVLDDSDIFTQDLEPYLRTLIVLSDELPLSPRHEQAKRLLERARLKARSSHIRGERPGRRSHSDQRATVKKPQTDPCSPTPVQKVLQAKEDPPVSAPSGPLLVPGHRDTSPGDQGGRSRRYGCSPTRVRFEDESEKEAESRYLDRVRQRGRPGVPKSKSKENNTDSSSSGSERSRSHRTVSVPHSQRQDDVGVSGEPRTVIKEIIVLVKKCEACGSVVREPQSELVPSDALKNEPQQPGNAEDSRGKPVPRWVPPNKPEASARPKAALTVTFAGAYVLGESKESSTGWKASGFGKLRRRSRKGESRMESGHGPYGPSWAQRRNSNPRNRVNVTRAVSFAPGSPIALEPRLLEASGGIRESPTPALPIKSALKSSSRNRSATGQSTAQAAEGGLTLLDPTDTRRETPLSLNQGTPASNSPVPCIRPYTLRYSPARIPTDLPAVELWDATPEETGVSGEAGSSPECRPALRGLAVSRAEDLRAELLRSEHLKAESLWEENCDGSRKLDGRPKLFLRRFFSSIGLNSVGRLVKGARSSSMEQLSIPAPPRASSASPSPTRRPHPAAGIQRTPSLQTLHTVLPLAQLRKASSVQSLERRTERSTILGELPIPYGLAARPDSLQLELHRALSADVLPSRGTRPVGRVTQAFSDGTLLLELIKPPNGPFGFVISRGKGRPDTGVYVEKVGDGGEGPYVGLLSVGDEILQVNGEAVAGLSLDHVTRLMTRENTTSLRIMPGRRSQR is encoded by the exons atggaggaagagaaggtGGGGGATCATATTCAAGCAAAATCCAGTTCACCTTTACCCACTGGACTTCCAATTAACTGGGGGCTCATCACTGGTCCCGTCCCCCAGCCCGCATTCCCAGCTACCTCCTTAAGCACCCGGCTTCCTTCTCCTCAGAGATCAGCAGTGCATGCGCTACAGACCAAAGTGAAGTCGCTCACGCAGAGAAGGACAAGAGGccgagacagagagaaggaaagagaaaagttAGACGCAGAGAGTCCAGCTGGGAGGATTTCATCTGAGGTCCTGCTGAGACAGCGGCCCAGGGAAAAAGGCCACCTACCGCTGCCTGCTCTGTCCTGGCGATCCAGCGCTGCAAAGACCCTGAGCAGCAgcgatgaagatgaggaggtaGAAGTACAAGTCAGGTTGGAAATTCACAACCCCCCAGTTGAAGCACAAGAGGAACACGTGGTTAAAGATGGAAAGAAACTCGATAAAGATGATACAGATGAGGGCCAGGTGGGATTTATTGGTGGGTCTTGTGGGCTCAAGGAAGGCACCAGTTTGGAGAGTCTTCTGTCAGATAACTCAAGCAGTAGTAAGGATGAGCaatctcctccaccaccaccaccaccaccagctgttCCAGCCAGTACCTCTATGACTACGTGTTCTTCTACCTCCACATCCGCCACATCAGCCAGACACTGGGCACCACCCAAAGGCTTCTGGAGAGTAGCACGCCCAGAAACACTGCTTCTGAACGGCGTTGGGCCTCACAGCGTTTCCTCCACGTCACCTTTGAAGGACTCTACCCAGACAGAAACCACGACCGATCCTCAGACGAAGCCGAAACCCACTGAAGCGAACACCAAGAGCGATGCGGGAGGTGTGGCGGGTGAATTCAGGCACTCAGACAGCGTAGAGTGCTACTTGGACCGGTGTGAGGCCGAGGAGGCAGCTGCCGGTGACCCTGCCAAAGGCCTGTGCGGCTCAAACAGTTGGGAGAGCCTGTCCTCACAAAGCGGGGCCCTTCCAGCCGATGAGAAGCTGAAGGCGAAGCAGAGAGCGTATGCAAAGTTAAGGGGGAGGCAAAAGAACTGCAGGGAGGCCAGAGAGCAGGATGGAAGAGAAAAAGTCCAGTTGTATCAGGACACGGAGGTTAAGGCGGACGACCAAG CTGCAGGTGCCCAGGACGTGTTGGACGACTCAGACATATTTACTCAGGACCTGGAACCCTATCTGAG GACACTCATTGTACTCAGCGATGAGCTTCCTCTGAGCCCAAGACATGAGCAGGCAAAGCGCCTCCTGGAGCGAGCACGCCTCAAAGCCCGCTCAAGTCACATTAGGGGCGAGCGTCCCGGCAGACGCTCCCATTCCGACCAGAGGGCCACAGT GAAGAAACCGCAAACCGACCCTTGCAGTCCGACGCCAGTGCAGAAAGTGCTTCAAGCCAAAGAGGATCCTCCAGTGTCAGCTCCATCAGGTCCGCTGCTCGTGCCCGGTCACAGAGACACCTCCCCTGGCGACCAAGGAGGTCGATCCAGACGGTACGGTTGTTCACCCACGCGGGTGCGCTTCGAGGATGAATCAGAGAAGGAAGCAGAGTCTCGGTACTTGGATAGAGTCAGACAGCGTGGCCGGCCTGGGGTCCCTAAATCCAAGAGTAAAGAAAACAATACAGATTCCAGCAGCAGCGGTTCAGAAAGAAGCAGGAGCCATAgaactgtgtctgtgcctcACTCTCAGAGGCAAGACGATGTGGGAGTCAGTGGGGAACCCAGAACTGTGATTAAAGAGATAATCGTGCTAGTGAAGAAGTGTGAAGCATGTGGGTCCGTAGTTAGAGAACCTCAATCAGAACTAGTGCCATCAGACGCACTAAAGAATGAGCCACAGCAGCCGGGCAACGCCGAGGACTCGCGGGGAAAACCGGTTCCTCGCTGGGTACCTCCGAACAAGCCGGAGGCGAGCGCTCGTCCCAAAGCCGCTCTCACCGTCACGTTTGCTGGAGCTTATGTGCTGGGGGAGAGCAAAGAGAGCAGCACAGGGTGGAAGGCGTCGGGGTTTGGCAAactcaggaggaggagcaggaaaggGGAGAGCCGAATGGAGTCCGGCCACGGCCCTTATGGACCATCATGGGCTCAGCGGCGCAACTCCAACCCCAGGAACAGGGTCAACGTGACCAGAGCGGTATCGTTCGCCCCCGGCAGTCCCATTGCTCTTGAGCCACGTCTGCTGGAGGCGTCCGGGGGAATAAGGGAGTCACCAACCCCGGCGCTGCCCATAAAATCGGCTCTGAAGTCGAGCTCAAGGAATCGCTCGGCTACAGGCCAGTCCACAGCTCAGGCGGCTGAGGGTGGGTTAACCCTCCTGGACCCCACAGACACGAGAAGGGAGACACCGCTGTCTTTAAACCAGGGGACCCCTGCATCAAACAGCCCGGTGCCCTGTATCAGACCCTACACCCTGAGGTACTCCCCAGCCCGGATTCCTACGGACCTGCCAGCTGTTGAGCTGTGGGACGCTACTCCAGAAGAAACAG GTGTGAGTGGAGAGGCTGGTTCCAGTCCAGAGTGCCGTCCTGCTCTGCGGGGCCTGGCTGTGTCTCGGGCCGAGGATCTCAGAGCCGAGCTGTTAAGATCGGAACATTTGAAAGCTGAGTCGCTGTGGGAGGAGAACTGTGACGGGTCCAG AAAGCTGGATGGGAGGCCGAAGCTCTTCCTGCGTCGCTTCTTCTCCTCGATCGGCCTGAACAGCGTGGGGCGACTGGTGAAAGGAGCTCGCTCCAGCAGCATGGAGCAGCTGAGCATCCCCGCGCCCCCCCGGGCAAGTTCTGCCTCCCCAAGCCCCACGCGCAGACCCCACCCTGCCGCGGGCATACAGAGGACGCCctcgctgcagacgctgcacacG GTGCTGCCACTGGCTCAACTGCGCAAAGCCTCCTCCGTGCAGAGCTTAGAGAGGAGAACGGAGCGCTCAACAATTTTAGGAGAGCTGCCGATACCATACGGCCTGGCAGCCAG gccTGACAGCCTCCAGCTGGAGCTCCACAGGGCCCTCAGTGCCGATGTGCTCCCCTCCCGGGGCACGCGTCCCGTGGGCCGTGTCACTCAGGCTTTTTCTGATgggaccctcctcctggagtTAATCAAACCTCCAAACGGTCCCTTCGGTTTTGTGATCTCAAGGGGCAAAGGTCGACCGGACACAG GGGTATATGTAGAGAAAGTGGGCGATGGTGGCGAAGGCCCCTACGTAGGTCTCCTCAGCGTCGGGGATGAAATTTTACAGGTGAATGGCGAGGCGGTGGCCGGGCTGAGTCTGGACCATGTGACACGGCTCATGACCAGGGAAAACACGACTTCCCTTCGGATAATGCCAGGCCGACGGAGCCAGCGCTGA